A single genomic interval of Sphingobacteriales bacterium harbors:
- a CDS encoding choice-of-anchor B family protein, which yields MMKRYFFLLNTLLICLTWAGENFNAKAQTNLGLLGQVKYPQGVSDLWGYAANGKEYALVATRTGISIVDITDPTNPTQLHFVSGPYNIWRDIEVYDHYAYVVSEQANHALVIIDLADLPGGYVSYTRNLGIGFSKGHTIYIDENGIGYIFGGNSATHGNASHFIDIAANPTDPPYLGKYTTYIHDGFVRNDTLWACEIYAGKLRMLNVSNKTSAVSMGSKTTPNAFTHSAWPTTDGDYVYVTDEVNGAWVTAYNCSDAADIKEVDRYKHDPLVNYPPHNPYRLNDFFVVSYYKAGVTIVDCKYPYNLIETGHYDTNPLVGSGFEGVWTAHPYLPSGVVLASDMQDGLFILEPTYTQACYVEGVVKDAITNANILGATVQVVNIIGSNTTTNATGFYATGSGASGSKLIVTSKTGYISDSTYKTLTNGVLTTHNVFLSPNTNCAAPPEGLGANTITETTATVTWNAAPNAIDYSVRYRKIDETTWTTLPAPGNSLTLTALTAFTNYEFQVRSNCTGGLKSNFSGSFKFKTAEPACATPTNITITNISANTAEVNWDAVPYALSYTVAWRKINETYWKTEHVTTDTFTITNLIHKTNYEVQIRTNCSNSNGNFSTSTNFTTLDACLATPGYWVTNNTYQSAKVNWLPMGANSYTVYYRIVGDPTWLTATTSNTNITLTGLSSCKTYEYYVETVCTGLPPAATGIKNFFTLDPPAEWTPLSIFECMGTVNLNDQIKNYYDDYGTWAGVPFVSSSGQLNPDGVAPGSYTITHTTGSGASCQDVFSANITVMACGVNLKVKAFLEGAYTGSGQMRTDLLTNGLLPTKQPYNTAPWNYSGTESVTPLPANTVDWVIIELRWANDTAVVAQAKAALLLKNGDVVTTANNTTLFFDEVPPGNYFVVIRHRNHLDIITNQPIALNNTATTVNFTVANVVMGGSSQIHQFADGKHALKAGDIDGNGTITIADYNIYASQASSIMEYLPGDTNLDRNVTIADFNLYKPNSSAIGVVYIRY from the coding sequence ATGATGAAACGCTACTTTTTTTTATTGAATACTTTGCTAATTTGTTTGACCTGGGCAGGCGAAAATTTTAACGCCAAAGCGCAAACCAATTTAGGCCTTTTAGGTCAGGTTAAATACCCGCAAGGGGTTAGCGACCTTTGGGGCTACGCTGCCAACGGCAAAGAGTACGCTTTGGTTGCCACCCGCACCGGCATTTCTATTGTTGATATTACCGACCCAACCAACCCAACCCAACTGCATTTTGTTAGTGGCCCTTATAATATTTGGCGCGATATTGAAGTTTACGACCACTATGCCTATGTAGTTTCGGAGCAGGCTAACCATGCCTTGGTAATAATTGATTTGGCTGACCTGCCCGGCGGCTATGTTTCTTACACCCGCAATTTAGGTATTGGGTTTAGCAAAGGGCATACTATTTATATTGACGAAAATGGTATCGGCTATATTTTTGGCGGCAACAGTGCCACACACGGCAACGCCAGCCATTTTATAGACATTGCCGCCAACCCCACCGACCCGCCTTATTTGGGCAAATATACGACCTATATCCACGATGGCTTTGTAAGAAACGACACCCTTTGGGCCTGCGAAATTTATGCCGGCAAACTGCGTATGCTAAATGTTTCCAATAAAACATCGGCGGTTTCAATGGGCAGCAAAACCACCCCTAACGCCTTTACCCACTCGGCCTGGCCAACAACCGATGGCGATTATGTGTATGTAACAGACGAGGTGAATGGCGCCTGGGTTACAGCCTACAACTGCTCAGATGCAGCCGATATTAAAGAAGTTGACCGCTATAAACACGACCCCCTTGTAAATTACCCACCGCACAACCCCTACCGACTTAACGATTTTTTTGTGGTCTCTTATTACAAAGCAGGAGTTACCATTGTTGATTGCAAATATCCATACAACCTTATTGAAACAGGCCATTACGATACAAACCCTTTGGTTGGCAGCGGCTTTGAAGGCGTTTGGACAGCCCACCCTTACCTGCCTTCGGGGGTGGTATTGGCCAGCGATATGCAAGACGGACTGTTTATTTTAGAGCCAACCTACACGCAGGCTTGTTACGTCGAAGGGGTAGTGAAAGATGCCATTACCAACGCCAATATTTTAGGCGCAACTGTTCAGGTAGTAAATATTATAGGAAGCAATACAACCACTAATGCAACCGGATTTTATGCTACCGGTTCGGGCGCATCCGGAAGCAAATTAATTGTAACTTCAAAAACCGGATACATTTCTGATTCAACCTATAAAACGCTAACAAACGGTGTTCTTACTACACACAACGTATTTTTAAGTCCTAACACCAACTGCGCAGCCCCCCCCGAAGGCTTAGGCGCCAATACTATTACCGAAACTACCGCCACCGTTACTTGGAATGCCGCACCAAACGCCATCGACTACAGCGTGCGTTATCGCAAAATCGACGAAACTACATGGACAACCTTACCCGCGCCCGGCAACTCGCTTACCTTAACCGCACTTACCGCTTTTACTAATTACGAATTTCAGGTGCGCAGCAATTGCACAGGTGGCTTAAAAAGTAATTTTTCGGGGTCGTTTAAATTTAAAACCGCCGAGCCTGCCTGTGCTACGCCAACCAATATAACTATTACTAATATATCGGCCAATACCGCCGAAGTTAATTGGGATGCCGTGCCTTATGCCTTGTCTTATACCGTTGCCTGGCGCAAAATAAACGAAACCTACTGGAAAACCGAACATGTAACAACAGACACTTTTACCATAACCAACTTAATACATAAAACCAATTACGAAGTACAAATTCGAACTAACTGCTCAAATTCTAATGGAAACTTTTCTACCTCAACCAATTTTACCACTTTAGATGCTTGTTTGGCTACTCCCGGATACTGGGTTACCAACAATACTTACCAGTCGGCCAAAGTAAACTGGCTGCCTATGGGTGCTAATAGTTATACGGTTTATTACCGCATTGTAGGCGACCCAACCTGGCTAACTGCTACCACCAGCAATACCAATATTACTTTAACAGGGTTAAGCTCGTGCAAAACTTACGAGTATTACGTTGAAACGGTTTGCACGGGGCTTCCGCCGGCGGCAACGGGCATAAAAAACTTTTTTACCTTAGATCCACCTGCCGAATGGACACCTTTAAGCATTTTTGAATGTATGGGCACGGTAAATTTGAATGACCAAATTAAAAATTATTACGACGATTACGGCACTTGGGCGGGTGTACCTTTTGTTAGCAGTTCGGGGCAGTTAAATCCGGATGGGGTAGCCCCCGGCAGCTATACCATTACCCACACAACGGGCAGTGGCGCATCGTGCCAAGATGTATTCTCGGCCAATATAACCGTAATGGCTTGTGGGGTAAATCTTAAGGTAAAAGCATTTTTAGAAGGCGCTTATACTGGAAGTGGGCAAATGCGCACCGACTTGTTAACAAACGGACTATTGCCAACCAAGCAACCTTATAATACGGCTCCTTGGAATTATTCAGGCACAGAATCGGTAACGCCATTGCCTGCCAACACTGTTGACTGGGTTATCATTGAACTTCGGTGGGCAAACGATACCGCCGTTGTTGCCCAAGCGAAAGCTGCCCTTTTACTTAAAAATGGCGATGTCGTTACCACCGCTAATAATACCACCTTATTTTTTGACGAGGTGCCGCCAGGCAACTATTTTGTAGTTATCAGGCACCGAAACCATTTAGATATTATTACGAACCAACCCATTGCGCTAAATAATACAGCTACTACCGTTAATTTTACTGTGGCAAACGTAGTAATGGGCGGCAGCAGCCAAATACACCAGTTTGCCGATGGTAAACATGCCCTCAAAGCAGGCGATATAGATGGCAATGGCACCATTACTATCGCCGACTATAATATTTACGCTTCGCAAGCCTCGTCTATAATGGAGTACTTGCCCGGCGATACCAATTTAGACCGCAACGTTACTATTGCCGATTTTAACCTCTATAAGCCAAACTCAAGTGCTATTGGAGTAGTTTATATTAGGTACTAA
- a CDS encoding tail fiber domain-containing protein produces the protein MHKFALFFTALILFCTLNANAQTPQQYNYQGIVRDAGGNLIANTQVGIRISIHRTTPGGTIVYQETHLPTTNQFGLINLKAGTGTVISGDFTTINWGKDTYYQQTELDPNGSTGGLTYTDMGTTQLISVPYALHSENTRLVRAESSFGNLAVGLTDYNLSGSNNLAVGFNSLKSNTSGYENIAVGSNTLFNNTTGTNNIAIGKNAMIYNSVGISNTAIGGEALFANTTGDFSTATGSGALYSNTTGGNNTANGYHALYSNTTGSYNTAIGHSALKSNTEGAYNTAHGSYALHSNTTGINNTANGYSALYENTTGNYNIANGINALFENTTGEYNTASGYFALNLNTTGDPNTANGHSALDNNTTGNFNTCVGEDANTSTGTLDGAAAFGSDAVTNANDKIVIGKSAGMTIGGYANWSNLSDGRFKNNVNENVPGLAFVTQLQPVTYTIDLNKLQRHITAQMPDSIAARYMPTPEEIAASNTEIRTGFIAQDVETAAKKLGYVFDGVNAPTNPTDNYSIEYAGFVPSLVKAVQEQQSTIQQQQQQIDALLKRIESLEKTHK, from the coding sequence ATGCACAAATTTGCCTTGTTTTTTACTGCCTTAATACTGTTTTGCACGCTTAATGCAAACGCCCAAACGCCCCAACAATATAATTACCAGGGGATAGTGCGCGATGCAGGCGGCAACCTTATAGCCAATACCCAAGTTGGTATTCGAATTAGTATTCACCGAACAACCCCCGGCGGTACCATTGTTTACCAGGAAACCCACTTGCCCACCACTAACCAGTTTGGCTTAATAAACCTAAAAGCAGGAACAGGTACGGTAATAAGTGGCGATTTTACTACCATAAATTGGGGAAAAGACACCTACTACCAGCAAACTGAACTCGACCCCAACGGCTCAACAGGTGGTTTAACCTATACCGACATGGGCACCACCCAACTTATTAGCGTGCCCTACGCTTTGCACAGCGAAAATACCAGATTGGTAAGGGCAGAAAGCAGTTTCGGCAACCTCGCCGTTGGTCTGACAGATTATAACTTATCTGGCAGTAATAATTTGGCAGTTGGATTCAATTCACTAAAATCAAATACCTCCGGATATGAGAATATTGCAGTAGGAAGCAACACACTTTTCAATAATACTACAGGAACTAATAATATTGCTATTGGAAAAAACGCTATGATTTACAATTCAGTGGGAATTAGCAATACAGCGATTGGGGGCGAGGCACTTTTTGCTAACACTACAGGCGACTTCAGCACGGCGACTGGCTCTGGTGCCCTTTACAGCAACACAACAGGAGGAAACAATACAGCGAATGGATACCATGCCCTTTATTCAAACACTACAGGAAGCTACAATACAGCCATTGGTCACAGTGCCCTCAAGTCTAACACCGAAGGAGCTTATAATACTGCCCATGGTAGCTATGCCCTTCATTCTAATACTACAGGAATAAACAATACAGCTAATGGCTACTCAGCTTTGTACGAAAACACTACAGGTAACTATAACATTGCAAATGGCATAAATGCTCTTTTCGAAAACACAACGGGCGAGTATAATACGGCGAGTGGTTATTTTGCCCTCAACCTCAACACCACAGGTGACCCTAATACGGCTAATGGACATTCTGCCCTCGATAACAACACCACAGGAAATTTTAATACTTGTGTTGGAGAAGATGCCAATACAAGTACAGGCACGCTCGATGGTGCCGCTGCTTTTGGTTCTGATGCGGTTACCAATGCTAACGACAAAATTGTGATTGGTAAAAGCGCAGGTATGACTATAGGCGGCTACGCCAACTGGAGCAATTTAAGTGATGGGCGTTTTAAAAACAATGTAAACGAAAATGTACCCGGATTGGCTTTTGTAACCCAACTGCAACCCGTAACCTATACCATAGACCTCAACAAACTACAACGCCATATAACCGCCCAAATGCCCGATAGTATTGCCGCCCGTTATATGCCCACCCCAGAAGAAATTGCCGCCTCCAACACCGAAATACGCACCGGTTTTATAGCGCAAGATGTAGAAACAGCCGCTAAAAAATTGGGCTATGTTTTTGACGGCGTTAATGCCCCAACCAACCCAACCGATAATTACAGTATTGAATATGCCGGATTTGTACCCAGCCTAGTAAAAGCCGTACAAGAACAGCAAAGCACCATCCAACAACAGCAGCAGCAAATAGATGCCCTATTAAAAAGAATTGAATCACTCGAGAAAACACATAAATAA
- a CDS encoding tail fiber domain-containing protein: MIGAESGNNADNFSNSTALGYQAPITGSNQVNIGNTSISSIKGQVGFTTYSDQRFKTNVQTDVLGLDFIMKLRPLPTS; the protein is encoded by the coding sequence ATGATAGGAGCAGAATCAGGTAATAACGCCGATAATTTTAGCAACAGCACTGCCTTAGGCTACCAGGCACCAATCACGGGCAGTAATCAGGTTAATATTGGCAATACAAGTATTAGTTCTATTAAAGGGCAGGTTGGCTTTACCACCTACTCAGACCAACGATTTAAAACCAACGTGCAAACCGATGTTTTAGGATTAGATTTTATTATGAAACTTCGCCCGCTACCTACCAGCTAA
- a CDS encoding 30S ribosomal protein S21 → MLIIDPRESDSIDKALKKYKKKFEKAGILRELRSRQAFTKKSIIRRSQILSAKYRAHVISQQENE, encoded by the coding sequence ATGCTGATTATAGACCCACGCGAATCGGATTCAATCGATAAAGCACTAAAAAAATACAAGAAAAAATTTGAAAAAGCAGGCATTTTGCGCGAATTGCGCTCACGTCAGGCGTTTACAAAAAAATCAATTATTCGCCGCAGCCAAATTTTAAGTGCTAAATACCGTGCCCATGTCATTAGCCAACAAGAAAACGAGTAA
- a CDS encoding T9SS type A sorting domain-containing protein — MAAPVAPSKGSLSRQINPADVPFTYGAAYNKSAFYPEEIATLRKPYILRDFRAQTLIVHPFQYQPKTQTLRIYTNLTLEIKNDQNGNVFNPLIRTTPLNTISAEYNTIYKQHFANYTQLAAQQKYTPLEENGSILIIAPKKLAPAMQPYIDWKLRTGHPAELVTLETIGAATSDIQAYIKYYYNNNKLTYLLLVGDAEDVPPMWSEVASGDSDVMYGFIDGDDHYPEILVGRFSASTTEEVAMYVKRTINYERNATENDDFYKAATFIASDQGPGDENEYDFEHCRGMRQKMLDYTYTTGYELYDGDQGEADMPGNPNPEDVINTIEAGIGAMLYTGHGSEFGCVTSNFSSGDIASLENKNRLPFFWSVACLNGAFKGATCFAEACTRASKDGEPTGFVAALMSSINQVWDEPMDAQDEMVALLTDSYANNIKRTFGGISFNGCMHMNDEYGSTGEAMTDTWNCFGDPSLKLRTNTPQPIAAQHEATLFIGDSELNITCDKEGALVNLILQNQLITLGKIENGGLNILFAPINELDTLQLTISGYNLIPYLAEIPVIPGSGPYVVKNNITWFETIGNANNIPEYGETYSANLTLKNIGVEAATNIKTTVSCTSPYITLDKTTENWGNIEPNTTLTIDNTFNFTIANNAPDQLNILFKLNITDDKGSTWPSQILLKINAPNLVISNKFTIDDSILGNNNNRLDVGEAATVYFTVENTGHAAAYNGLGEIIAKDAFATLSNVTNTFVSLDPGQKAELLYLATALPSAPQGVINNFSLVVTANAYTDKQNFGLKIGQIIAELNPDFNFETSGDKEWTITTTNPYEGAYCMQSGQIGHNKISTIQITRYVASNDSIAFYSRTDCELNYDFLHFYIDGNGQKSWSGKNNWARTAYAVSEGYHTFKWEYAKDEYQSEGADAAWLDFIELPSDYLGGDCQAQKPTLTPSAPVFTKDQSVTFTVSNSNTNIDYETIVIAVDANTTPPNKIVATSKMSSIYLNTPSVYKLTAINYPKAHPLIMNADKGIIYSPCMMASETVTIEITNQTVGMAQQNPEETMAAISVSPNPSTDQVTINSPASSSQINLANAAIRLYDAQGNEVRFTTRAKQAQYITISMQNLPLGIYMLAVDLPNSGATQLHKIIKCN; from the coding sequence ATGGCTGCCCCCGTTGCCCCATCGAAGGGCAGTTTATCGCGCCAAATTAACCCTGCCGATGTGCCATTTACGTATGGAGCCGCTTACAACAAAAGTGCATTTTATCCGGAAGAAATTGCCACCCTGCGCAAACCCTATATTTTGCGCGATTTTAGAGCCCAAACCCTAATAGTACACCCGTTTCAATATCAACCCAAAACCCAAACCCTGCGTATTTATACCAATTTAACCCTCGAAATAAAAAACGACCAAAACGGCAATGTTTTTAACCCTTTGATACGGACAACCCCTTTAAACACGATAAGCGCCGAGTATAACACCATTTACAAACAACATTTTGCCAACTACACCCAATTAGCTGCGCAACAAAAATACACCCCTCTTGAAGAGAACGGAAGCATATTAATAATTGCCCCGAAAAAACTTGCTCCTGCTATGCAGCCCTATATTGACTGGAAGCTAAGAACAGGCCACCCTGCCGAATTAGTTACCCTCGAAACAATAGGGGCTGCGACCTCGGACATACAAGCGTACATAAAATATTATTACAACAACAATAAACTTACTTATTTATTGCTTGTAGGAGATGCCGAAGATGTTCCGCCCATGTGGTCGGAGGTGGCAAGCGGCGACAGCGATGTAATGTATGGCTTTATTGACGGGGATGACCATTATCCGGAAATATTGGTAGGTCGTTTTTCGGCCTCGACCACCGAAGAGGTTGCCATGTATGTTAAACGCACTATTAACTACGAGCGCAATGCAACCGAAAATGATGATTTTTATAAAGCGGCTACCTTTATTGCCTCTGACCAAGGGCCAGGCGACGAAAACGAGTACGACTTTGAACATTGCCGCGGTATGCGCCAAAAAATGCTCGACTATACTTATACTACCGGATACGAGCTTTATGACGGCGACCAAGGTGAAGCTGACATGCCCGGAAACCCTAATCCCGAAGACGTAATTAACACCATAGAAGCCGGCATAGGCGCTATGCTTTATACAGGGCATGGCAGCGAATTTGGCTGTGTAACTTCAAATTTTTCGAGTGGCGATATTGCCTCGCTTGAAAATAAAAACAGATTGCCGTTTTTTTGGTCGGTGGCCTGCTTAAATGGCGCTTTTAAAGGGGCAACTTGTTTTGCCGAAGCCTGTACCCGTGCCAGCAAAGATGGCGAGCCAACAGGTTTTGTGGCCGCACTTATGTCGTCAATAAATCAAGTTTGGGACGAGCCAATGGATGCCCAAGACGAAATGGTAGCCTTGCTTACCGACAGCTATGCCAATAATATTAAACGCACTTTTGGCGGTATATCATTTAACGGCTGTATGCACATGAACGACGAATATGGAAGTACGGGCGAGGCCATGACAGATACCTGGAACTGCTTTGGCGACCCCTCGCTAAAACTGCGCACCAACACACCCCAGCCTATTGCAGCCCAGCACGAGGCAACCTTATTCATTGGCGACAGCGAGCTAAATATTACTTGCGATAAAGAAGGCGCTTTGGTTAATTTAATACTTCAAAACCAACTTATAACATTGGGAAAAATAGAAAACGGCGGCCTTAATATTCTATTTGCCCCTATAAATGAATTAGATACCTTACAATTAACTATTTCCGGATATAATTTAATACCCTATTTGGCCGAAATACCCGTTATTCCCGGATCAGGACCTTACGTAGTAAAAAACAACATCACATGGTTCGAGACGATAGGCAATGCCAACAATATTCCGGAATATGGCGAAACATATTCAGCAAATCTTACCCTTAAAAATATAGGTGTAGAAGCAGCCACTAATATAAAGACAACCGTTAGTTGCACCTCGCCATACATAACCCTCGATAAAACAACCGAAAACTGGGGCAATATTGAGCCAAACACCACCTTAACCATTGACAACACTTTTAATTTTACCATAGCCAACAACGCCCCCGACCAACTCAACATCTTATTTAAGCTAAATATTACCGACGATAAAGGAAGTACCTGGCCAAGTCAAATTTTACTGAAAATAAATGCACCAAATTTGGTCATTTCTAACAAATTTACTATTGACGACTCGATATTAGGCAATAACAATAATCGTTTAGACGTGGGCGAGGCTGCAACGGTATATTTTACCGTTGAAAACACCGGACATGCTGCCGCCTACAACGGCCTTGGCGAAATAATAGCAAAAGATGCCTTCGCTACTTTAAGCAATGTTACTAATACTTTTGTTAGTTTAGACCCCGGCCAAAAAGCCGAACTTTTGTATTTGGCAACCGCCTTGCCATCGGCACCACAAGGGGTAATTAACAATTTTAGCTTGGTAGTTACTGCCAACGCTTATACCGACAAGCAAAATTTTGGCCTAAAAATTGGGCAAATTATAGCCGAACTTAACCCGGATTTTAATTTTGAAACAAGCGGCGACAAGGAATGGACAATTACTACTACTAATCCCTACGAAGGCGCATATTGTATGCAATCGGGCCAAATTGGCCACAATAAAATTAGCACTATCCAAATTACCAGATACGTAGCCTCTAATGACAGTATTGCGTTTTACAGCCGTACAGACTGCGAGCTCAATTATGATTTTTTGCATTTTTATATTGATGGCAATGGGCAAAAAAGCTGGTCGGGCAAAAATAACTGGGCGCGTACTGCGTATGCCGTTAGCGAAGGCTATCATACTTTTAAATGGGAATACGCTAAGGATGAATATCAATCGGAGGGTGCCGATGCCGCATGGCTCGACTTTATAGAACTGCCCTCTGATTATTTGGGCGGCGATTGCCAGGCACAAAAACCAACCTTAACCCCCAGTGCGCCTGTGTTTACAAAAGACCAGTCTGTAACATTTACCGTTAGCAATTCCAATACAAATATTGACTACGAAACAATTGTAATAGCCGTTGATGCCAATACTACCCCCCCAAACAAAATTGTGGCAACCAGTAAAATGAGCAGTATTTATTTAAACACCCCCTCGGTTTATAAACTTACCGCAATTAATTACCCCAAAGCACACCCACTTATTATGAATGCAGATAAAGGTATTATTTATAGCCCTTGCATGATGGCTTCGGAAACTGTAACCATTGAAATTACCAACCAGACTGTAGGCATGGCGCAACAAAATCCGGAAGAAACAATGGCAGCTATTTCGGTAAGCCCCAACCCAAGCACAGACCAAGTTACTATCAACAGCCCCGCTTCCTCGAGTCAAATTAACTTAGCAAATGCAGCCATACGCTTATACGATGCGCAAGGCAACGAAGTAAGGTTTACTACAAGGGCAAAACAAGCTCAATACATAACTATATCCATGCAAAATTTGCCATTAGGCATTTATATGTTAGCTGTTGATTTACCTAATAGCGGCGCAACTCAACTACATAAAATAATTAAATGTAATTAA
- a CDS encoding arginase, giving the protein MDTIKIIENRSEIAAGTRGASLGIDALKIAALNNNSDFFNKYEHIEIEHQNHLLGQPVAQPYAKRIEGLAKIYDRVSRTVSRELIGRRFPLVIAGDHASAGGTIAGVKKAFPFLKLGVIWIDAHADVHSPFTTPSGNMHGMPLAIALGIDNIDCARNEPDTDTQDLWEHLKHIGGANSKITPNDLIYIGVRDTEPEEDYLISKFGIKNYSIAELNRLGALAVAKQTLQQLAHCEVLYVSFDVDSMDCELVSRGTGTPVPGGISQQQATDLVLTLLESPKVCCFEMVEINPILDTKGNMMADTAFKILEQATKTIEGRPYQGFFVTKYRNTQPLYYYHYHYKRRLTANI; this is encoded by the coding sequence ATGGATACAATTAAAATTATTGAGAACCGTTCGGAAATTGCCGCTGGCACGCGCGGCGCAAGTTTAGGGATAGACGCACTAAAAATTGCCGCCCTAAACAATAATAGCGATTTTTTTAATAAGTACGAACATATTGAAATTGAACACCAAAACCATTTATTAGGCCAACCCGTAGCCCAACCCTATGCTAAACGCATTGAAGGTTTAGCAAAAATTTACGACCGCGTTAGCCGAACAGTATCGCGCGAGTTAATTGGGCGGCGATTTCCGTTGGTAATAGCTGGCGACCACGCCTCGGCAGGTGGAACAATTGCCGGCGTTAAAAAAGCATTTCCATTTTTAAAATTAGGCGTAATTTGGATAGATGCCCATGCCGATGTTCATAGCCCATTTACTACCCCATCGGGTAATATGCACGGTATGCCCTTGGCCATTGCCTTGGGTATTGACAATATTGACTGTGCACGCAACGAACCCGATACCGATACACAGGATTTGTGGGAACACCTTAAACATATTGGCGGCGCAAACTCAAAAATTACTCCTAACGACCTTATATATATTGGTGTACGCGACACCGAACCCGAAGAAGATTACCTTATAAGTAAATTTGGCATTAAAAATTATTCTATTGCCGAACTAAACCGCCTTGGGGCCTTAGCAGTTGCCAAACAAACCCTCCAACAATTGGCGCATTGCGAAGTTTTATACGTATCTTTTGATGTTGATAGCATGGACTGCGAATTGGTATCGAGAGGGACCGGCACACCCGTACCCGGCGGCATTAGCCAACAACAAGCTACCGACTTAGTGCTAACGCTGCTTGAAAGCCCAAAAGTATGCTGTTTTGAAATGGTTGAAATTAACCCAATTTTAGACACAAAAGGCAATATGATGGCCGATACTGCTTTTAAAATTTTAGAACAAGCCACAAAAACTATTGAGGGGCGCCCCTACCAAGGCTTTTTCGTTACAAAATACCGCAACACGCAACCCCTCTACTACTACCACTACCATTACAAGCGCAGGCTTACCGCCAACATATAA
- a CDS encoding HlyC/CorC family transporter, with product MVLTTNIHLLIVLLFLALYALTNGAQIAIAQGVKQPLPAANFWGISAIYRAPRTFLMAMLVGNALFFAGYFIAAATLSGKLLGQLLPSGWFLWLLQVAIPALIIIFVVELGTQMLFRLTPNTVFYKLRWPLWLIYVVLWVFAWPLAWASRKWLNYPGDEEHANQVLSRADLYHALKIKGLIDSNETDDLTMVEKALDLPYIKVRECMIPRTEIYGVNITDTIDVVKRELTESRHSKLIVYKENIDNIVGYIHHQDVLQLHQKNNQNWQDRLWRVVTVPQSYPASELLATLIREHRSIAWVIDEFGGTAGIATLEDIIEEVIGEISDEYDVQEHDEAKIAPDKYQFSGRLEIDYINEKYGLDLPIGEYETLAGWIMTKIERIPQNNEEINLDPFLLKIIEADEKRINSLLLQVIKKTDNGNDIPQNEHQ from the coding sequence ATGGTGCTAACCACCAATATACACCTGTTAATTGTGTTGTTATTTTTGGCCTTATACGCCCTAACTAATGGCGCGCAAATTGCTATTGCCCAAGGCGTTAAACAACCGCTGCCTGCTGCAAATTTTTGGGGAATTAGTGCCATATACCGCGCCCCACGTACCTTTTTAATGGCTATGCTGGTAGGCAATGCTTTGTTTTTTGCTGGATATTTTATAGCAGCAGCTACTTTATCCGGAAAGTTATTAGGTCAACTTCTACCTTCCGGATGGTTTCTATGGCTTTTACAAGTAGCAATCCCCGCTCTAATTATCATTTTTGTTGTTGAATTGGGCACTCAAATGTTGTTTAGGCTAACTCCAAACACTGTGTTTTATAAATTGCGCTGGCCACTATGGTTAATTTATGTGGTTCTATGGGTTTTTGCATGGCCATTAGCTTGGGCAAGCCGTAAATGGCTAAATTACCCCGGCGACGAAGAACACGCCAATCAGGTATTGAGCCGCGCTGACCTATACCATGCCCTAAAAATAAAAGGCCTGATAGACAGCAACGAAACAGACGACCTGACGATGGTCGAAAAAGCACTTGACTTACCCTACATTAAAGTGCGCGAGTGCATGATACCGCGTACCGAAATTTATGGGGTTAATATTACCGATACTATTGACGTTGTAAAACGCGAGCTAACAGAAAGCCGCCATTCAAAATTAATAGTTTATAAGGAAAATATTGACAATATAGTAGGCTATATCCACCACCAAGACGTTTTACAGCTACATCAAAAAAATAACCAAAACTGGCAAGACCGCCTTTGGCGTGTAGTTACCGTACCACAATCGTATCCGGCAAGCGAGTTATTAGCTACCCTCATCCGCGAACACCGCAGTATTGCATGGGTAATTGACGAGTTTGGCGGCACCGCAGGCATTGCTACCCTCGAAGATATTATTGAAGAAGTAATTGGCGAAATTTCTGACGAATACGATGTACAAGAGCACGATGAAGCTAAAATTGCGCCCGATAAATATCAATTTTCCGGACGCTTAGAAATTGACTATATCAACGAAAAATATGGTTTAGACCTCCCAATTGGCGAATATGAAACTTTAGCCGGATGGATTATGACTAAAATTGAACGCATACCACAAAATAACGAAGAAATAAATTTAGACCCGTTTTTACTAAAAATTATTGAGGCTGACGAAAAACGAATAAATAGCCTGTTATTACAAGTAATTAAAAAAACGGATAACGGCAATGATATTCCACAAAACGAGCACCAATAA